One window from the genome of Clupea harengus chromosome 19, Ch_v2.0.2, whole genome shotgun sequence encodes:
- the LOC105892009 gene encoding gonadotropin-releasing hormone II receptor-like: MSANWSILLPTVSYDNTSIPVSGSSSFSPNYSSPSLLPPLHDWEAPTFTVAARFRVAATAVLFVFAAISNLAVLLSVTKGRGRRLASHLRPLIASLASADLVMTFVVMPLDAIWNVTVQWYAGDIMCKLLCFLKLFAMHSAAFILVVVSLDRHHAILHPLDSLDAGKRNKRMLFVAWSLSVLLASPQLFIFRAVKAEGVDFVQCVTHGSFQHRWQETAYNMFHFVTLYVFPLLVMSFCYTRILIEINRQMHRTKTTKGGEPCLRRSGTDMIPKARMKTLKMTIKIVATFVVCWTPYYLLGIWYWFQPQMLQVTPEYVHHALFVFGNLNTCCDPIIYGFYTPSFRADLARCWRRRPQNTSPKSLDHLSGRRGGASGDAESDLASGDQPSGNMA; this comes from the exons ATGTCGGCGAATTGGTCCATCTTGCTGCCCACAGTCTCATACGACAACACCTCCATCCCTGTCTccggctcctcctccttctctcccaactactcctctccatccctccttccccctctgcATGACTGGGAGGCCCCCACCTTCACCGTGGCGGCCCGCTTCCGCGTGGCGGCCACGGCGGTGCTCTTCGTCTTCGCCGCCATCAGCAACCTGGCCGTGCTGCTCAGCGTGACCAAGGGCCGCGGCCGGCGGCTGGCCTCGCACCTGCGGCCGCTCATCGCCAGCCTGGCCTCAGCCGACCTGGTCATGACCTTCGTGGTGATGCCATTGGACGCCATCTGGAACGTGACGGTGCAGTGGTACGCCGGCGACATCATGTGCAAGCTACTCTGCTTCCTAAAGCTCTTTGCTATGCACTCGGCCGCCTTCATCCTGGTGGTGGTCAGCCTGGACCGCCACCACGCCATCCTGCACCCACTGGACTCCCTGGACGCAGGCAAACGCAACAAGAGGATGCTGTTCGTCGCCTGGAGTCTGAGCGTGCTACTGGCCTCCCCACAG TTGTTCATCTTCCGGGCGGTGAAGGCGGAGGGGGTGGACTTTGTCCAGTGTGTGACCCACGGAAGCTTCCAGCACCGCTGGCAGGAGACCGCCTACAATATGTTCCACTTCGTCACCCTCTATGTCTTCCCCCTGCTCGTCATGAGCTTCTGCTACACACGCATCCTCATCGAGATCAACCGGCAGATGCACAGAACCAAGACCACCAAAG GAGGAGAGCCTTGCCTGAGACGCAGCGGGACCGACATGATCCCCAAAGCGCGAATGAAGACCTTGAAGATGACGATAAAGATTGTAGCCACCTTTGTGGTGTGCTGGACCCCCTACTACCTGCTGGGGATCTGGTACTGGTTCCAGCCACAGATGCTCCAGGTCACCCCGGAGTATGTGCACCACGCCCTCTTTGTCTTCGGCAACCTCAACACCTGCTGCGACCCAATCATCTACGGGTTCTACACCCCGTCGTTCCGCGCAGACCTGGCGCGCTGTTGGCGCAGGCGCCCCCAGAACACCTCACCCAAATCTTTGGACCACCTCTCGGGTCGCAGGGGCGGGGCCAGCGGGGATGCAGAGTCAGACCTCGCCAGTGGTGACCAGCCAAGTGGAAACATGGCCTAA
- the LOC105892095 gene encoding testis-specific serine/threonine-protein kinase 5-like isoform X1 gives MEPPVAIKIISINHAPPEYSKKFLHREIHALNVTYRHPSVIQLYDMFHTLKRVYLVLELALRGDLLEHINTVSQNKGSPGLSEDEARRIFQQIVSAVKHCHSSHIVHRDLKCENILLDEGGFVKLTDFGFANSYSDKNVLMSTFCGSVAYTAPEILMSHKYNGEMADLWSLGVILYAIVTGKLPYKEKHPRKLVQLLRKELPFHTPVSTACQDLITRLLQWQPSARLSLDQICCHHWMSPPTTGLTKLRATKSYITDGSKTPENKFRDASPKAKTSHAFQLRPGTPISTTTPFTRSNTTLAEGPQRVLGGRRSGANSADSRRILPKQEDRREELTRPMVDQASNPNQLFFTRPRPPTMPKPFHNLPNFRKPGSMAQELRNQKQLYRLTDRLPENKRPPRIPMKIPTTGF, from the exons ATGGAACCTCCG GTGGCTATCAAGATCATCTCCATCAACCACGCACCCCCTGAGTACTCGAAAAAGTTCCTCCACAGAGAGATACACGCATTGAACGTCACATACCGGCACCCCAGTGTG aTCCAGCTGTATGACATGTTCCACACGCTGAAGCGAGTCTATCTGGTGCTGGAGCTGGCTCTGCGTGGAGACCTCCTGGAGCACATCAATACTGTATCCCAAAACAAGGGCAGCCCTGGCCTGTCGGAGGACGAGGCGCGCAGGATCTTCCAGCAGATCGTCAGCGCTGTGAAGCACTGCCACAGTAGCCATATTGTGCACAG GGACCTGAAATGTGAAAATATCCTTTTGGATGAGGGTGGCTTTGTGAAACTGACAG ATTTTGGCTTTGCGAACAGCTACAGCGATAAGAACGTGTTGATGAGCACATTCTGTGGCTCTGTGGCGTACACGGCTCCAGAGATCCTCATGTCCCACAAGTACAATGGAGAGATGGCTGACCTGTGGAGCTT AGGGGTGATTCTGTATGCTATTGTAACTGGGAAGCTACCGTACAAAGAGAAACACCCCAGAAAACTGGTCCAGCTGCTCAGGAAGGAGTTACCTTTCCACACCCCTGTCTCCACAG CCTGTCAGGATCTGATAACGAGACTTCTGCAGTGGCAACCCTCGGCCCGGCTTTCCCTTGACCAGATCTGCTGTCACCACTGGATGTCGCCCCCCACGACTGGCCTGACCAAGCTGCGTGCCACGAAGAGTTACATCACAGATGGGAGCAAGACCCCGGAGAACAAGTTCCGTGATG CATCTCCCAAGGCCAAGACAAGCCATGCTTTTCAGTTGAGACCTGGCACGCCGATCTCCACGACCACACCTTTCACACGAAGCAACACCACCCTCGCCGAGGGGCCCCAAAGGGTCCTGGGGGGGCGCCGTTCGGGGGCCAACAGCGCCGACAGCCGTCGAATCCTGCCGAAGCAAGAGGACCGGCGAGAGGAGCTGACGAGGCCCATGGTGGACCAGGCCAGCAACCCCAACCAGCTCTTTTTCACCCGGCCACGGCCGCCAACGATGCCCAAGCCTTTCCACAACCTGCCCAACTTCCGCAAGCCCGGCTCCATGGCCCAGGAGCTGCGCAACCAGAAGCAGCTgtacagactcacagacaggcTGCCGGAGAACAAAAGGCCACCCCGGATCCCCATGAAAATCCCCACTACGGGATTCTAG
- the LOC105892095 gene encoding testis-specific serine/threonine-protein kinase 5-like isoform X2, with the protein MFHTLKRVYLVLELALRGDLLEHINTVSQNKGSPGLSEDEARRIFQQIVSAVKHCHSSHIVHRDLKCENILLDEGGFVKLTDFGFANSYSDKNVLMSTFCGSVAYTAPEILMSHKYNGEMADLWSLGVILYAIVTGKLPYKEKHPRKLVQLLRKELPFHTPVSTACQDLITRLLQWQPSARLSLDQICCHHWMSPPTTGLTKLRATKSYITDGSKTPENKFRDASPKAKTSHAFQLRPGTPISTTTPFTRSNTTLAEGPQRVLGGRRSGANSADSRRILPKQEDRREELTRPMVDQASNPNQLFFTRPRPPTMPKPFHNLPNFRKPGSMAQELRNQKQLYRLTDRLPENKRPPRIPMKIPTTGF; encoded by the exons ATGTTCCACACGCTGAAGCGAGTCTATCTGGTGCTGGAGCTGGCTCTGCGTGGAGACCTCCTGGAGCACATCAATACTGTATCCCAAAACAAGGGCAGCCCTGGCCTGTCGGAGGACGAGGCGCGCAGGATCTTCCAGCAGATCGTCAGCGCTGTGAAGCACTGCCACAGTAGCCATATTGTGCACAG GGACCTGAAATGTGAAAATATCCTTTTGGATGAGGGTGGCTTTGTGAAACTGACAG ATTTTGGCTTTGCGAACAGCTACAGCGATAAGAACGTGTTGATGAGCACATTCTGTGGCTCTGTGGCGTACACGGCTCCAGAGATCCTCATGTCCCACAAGTACAATGGAGAGATGGCTGACCTGTGGAGCTT AGGGGTGATTCTGTATGCTATTGTAACTGGGAAGCTACCGTACAAAGAGAAACACCCCAGAAAACTGGTCCAGCTGCTCAGGAAGGAGTTACCTTTCCACACCCCTGTCTCCACAG CCTGTCAGGATCTGATAACGAGACTTCTGCAGTGGCAACCCTCGGCCCGGCTTTCCCTTGACCAGATCTGCTGTCACCACTGGATGTCGCCCCCCACGACTGGCCTGACCAAGCTGCGTGCCACGAAGAGTTACATCACAGATGGGAGCAAGACCCCGGAGAACAAGTTCCGTGATG CATCTCCCAAGGCCAAGACAAGCCATGCTTTTCAGTTGAGACCTGGCACGCCGATCTCCACGACCACACCTTTCACACGAAGCAACACCACCCTCGCCGAGGGGCCCCAAAGGGTCCTGGGGGGGCGCCGTTCGGGGGCCAACAGCGCCGACAGCCGTCGAATCCTGCCGAAGCAAGAGGACCGGCGAGAGGAGCTGACGAGGCCCATGGTGGACCAGGCCAGCAACCCCAACCAGCTCTTTTTCACCCGGCCACGGCCGCCAACGATGCCCAAGCCTTTCCACAACCTGCCCAACTTCCGCAAGCCCGGCTCCATGGCCCAGGAGCTGCGCAACCAGAAGCAGCTgtacagactcacagacaggcTGCCGGAGAACAAAAGGCCACCCCGGATCCCCATGAAAATCCCCACTACGGGATTCTAG
- the LOC105892096 gene encoding protein HGH1 homolog: MICFSVWLQLTATKGGRQILKNKNVYPIMREFHRWEKEPDVDATIEKLIQVLIGDEPESGMENLLEVEIPEDVQKKLEELDVKEQEQIKKEEQELLEAEKNQPKSQPSEELER; this comes from the exons AtgatctgtttctctgtttggcTCCAGCTGACTGCAACTAAGGGGGGAAGGCAGATTCTAAAGAACAAGAACGTCTACCCCATCATGAGGGAGTTCCACAGATGGGAGAAGGAACCTGATGTCGATGCTACCATTGAGAAACTTATCCAG GTGCTGATTGGTGATGAGCCAGAGAGTGGGATGGAGAACCTGCTGGAGGTGGAGATTCCTGAGGATGTGCAGAAGAAACTTGAGGAACTAGATGTCAAGGAacaagaacaaattaaaaaagaagaaCAGGAACTACTCGAGGCAGAGAAGAACCAGCCCAAAAGCCAGCCTTCAGAGGAACTAGAGAGATGA